A window of the Lactuca sativa cultivar Salinas chromosome 5, Lsat_Salinas_v11, whole genome shotgun sequence genome harbors these coding sequences:
- the LOC111904754 gene encoding 60S ribosomal protein L27a-3 has protein sequence MTTRLRKNRKKRGHVSAGHGRIGKHRKHPGGRGNAGGMHHHRILFDKYHPGYFGKVGMRYFHRLRNKFYCPIVNVDKLWSMVPQDAKEKASADKVPVVDVTQFGYFKVLGKGAVPLSHPMVVKAKLISKCAEKKIKEAGGAVVLTA, from the coding sequence ATGACGACCAGATTGAGGAAGAATCGCAAGAAGCGTGGCCACGTGAGCGCTGGACATGGTCGTATCGGAAAGCACCGAAAGCATCCCGGAGGTCGTGGTAATGCCGGAGGTATGCACCACCACCGGATCCTCTTCGACAAGTACCATCCCGGTTACTTCGGTAAGGTCGGTATGAGGTATTTCCACAGGCTGAGGAACAAGTTCTACTGCCCAATCGTGAACGTCGACAAGCTCTGGTCGATGGTTCCACAAGACGCGAAGGAGAAGGCTTCAGCTGATAAGGTTCCAGTCGTCGATGTTACTCAATTCGGATACTTTAAGGTTTTGGGAAAGGGAGCTGTGCCTCTTTCACATCCTATGGTTGTTAAGGCGAAGCTCATTTCAAAGTGTGCTGAGAAGAAAATTAAGGAGGCCGGTGGTGCTGTTGTTCTTACTGCTTag